Part of the uncultured Methanobrevibacter sp. genome, TTCTTCTGAAGCATTTAAATCTGGAGATAGGGTAGCTTTAGGTAAATATGTCTCTGAAGCATACAAGTATTCTTTACTCTTTGTTGTTCCTATGTGTATTGGTTTAGCTTGTTTTGCAGCACCTATTTTGAGGTTGTTGTATTTCACTAATCCAGCATATGTTGCAGGTGCTTCTGCATTAGCTATTTTAGCTGTAGGTATGACGTTTTACTCAATATTTTCAATTTCAACAAGTATTGTTCAGGGTATTGGTAATCCAAGAATTCCAATGTATATTTTGATTTTTGGAGCTGTAATAACTGCAGTTTTAAACTGGCTTATGGTTCCTAGTTTGGGTATTGCTGGAGGTGCAGCAGCTACTTCTATAGCTTGTTTTGCAATGATGGTTCCTATACTTTACTTTGTATTTAAATTAACTAAAGTTAAAGCACCTAAAATTTCAATATTTAAGATTTTCATAGCTTCTATGATAATGGGTATTGTAGCTTGTTTTATTCCTAAAACAACAACATGGTTATTTATAGGAATAATTATATGTATTATTGTATACTTCTTTGCATTAATATTTGTGAAATTCTTCACTGAAGAAGATATTACTAGTTTAAAAGCATTATTTTCTAAATTTGGACCATTAGCTAAGATTATGAATAAGATGTTGGATCTTGTTGAAAAAATTGAATTTAGATAATTAATTAGAGTTTGCATCGATATTAATTTTAAGATAAAATTTAATTTAGTTTATTTTTTAGTATTGTTCTGGATTTTTATTTAATTTTTGTTTTTTTAGATTTATTGGATAATTTTTCATAGAAACATTATTTAATTATAAAAATCATACTATTTTTTAATATATTTTGGAGGATTATTATGACCGATGTGAAAGCGGGAGTTGAATATAAAATTAATGTAGAAGGAAATTCTTTTTTATTAGATAGTAAAAAATATCAATTATTGGAAAGTATCCTTGATACAGGTTCTATGACAGAATCTGCTAAATCAATTAAGGTTTCCTATAGGACTGCATTAAATTATATTGATAGAATTGAATCTGCACTTAATGTTAAAATTGTTAATACTACTAAAGGTGGAAAAGGTGGGGGTGGAGGAACCAGTCTTACTGAAGAAGGTTACTCTATATTAAAAGAATGTAAAAAGATTAATGCTATTATGGAATTGCATAAAGATGTTAATGAAATTGAATCTGAAGTTTTAAATATTGATGAATCTAAGGGAATCATGACTATTAAAATGAATCACTTTGAGATAAATACTCCATTAAATAGAAATTATAAAGTTGGAGATAGTTTATTAGCATTAATTAGTTATGATAATATATTTGTCATGTTAGAACCTCAAACTTCCAGTATCAGAAATATTATTAAAGGGAAAATTGTTGAAATGAAACTAGAAATAGAGGTTATTCGTGTTAAAATAGATGTAGGTGAAGGTCTTAAGTTATATTCTGATATAACTTTGTCCGCTGAAAAGGATTTGTGCCTTACAATTGGTAAGGAAGTATATATTGGATTTAAAGCTATGTCTGTTGCTACTCTAAAATTATAGTTTAGGGGGAATTTTTATTTTAAAAATTGAGGTTGATGAAGATAAATGTACTGGTTGTGGGTCTTGTTATGATATTTGTCCTAAAGCAGGTAAAATTTGGAAAATAAATAGGGTTGCACATGTATTGGATTTAAGATATTGTCATGTTTGCACTATATGTGCGATGGCATGTCCAGAACATTGTATTAA contains:
- a CDS encoding TOBE domain-containing protein, producing the protein MTDVKAGVEYKINVEGNSFLLDSKKYQLLESILDTGSMTESAKSIKVSYRTALNYIDRIESALNVKIVNTTKGGKGGGGGTSLTEEGYSILKECKKINAIMELHKDVNEIESEVLNIDESKGIMTIKMNHFEINTPLNRNYKVGDSLLALISYDNIFVMLEPQTSSIRNIIKGKIVEMKLEIEVIRVKIDVGEGLKLYSDITLSAEKDLCLTIGKEVYIGFKAMSVATLKL
- a CDS encoding 4Fe-4S binding protein — protein: MEVDEDKCTGCGSCYDICPKAGKIWKINRVAHVLDLRYCHVCTICAMACPEHCIKIIRNAPEE